From Camelina sativa cultivar DH55 chromosome 20, Cs, whole genome shotgun sequence, the proteins below share one genomic window:
- the LOC104770790 gene encoding RNA polymerase sigma factor sigE, chloroplastic/mitochondrial-like — protein MGVVFISSSAARSPLGLSTDLLTTHRSSLKKPSIVAFKADDSTNSALIIPPREQVLIPAEKLNEKKRVVTKRKPCKTPKKPSSLDDHNAAPSCSLGVDYYNEAAARLENIYKLSPATVEDDVVDGDSKAKVPRRRKRKQSGEAEKKVVVRNNVKKDKRLSLDKRIALKRNCEEKPFVVSSAEKKVTKRQQEEEKIERLVRDYSASNDILSLDWKKMKIPPVLSSTEHAWLFKLMQPMKALLEVKDEXKKTTSG, from the exons ATGGGAGTTGTGTTTATTTCAAGTTCAGCAGCAAGATCACCACTCGGTTTAAGCACCGATCTGTTGACAACACATCGGTCTTCCCTTAAAAAACCATCTATCGTCGCGTTCAAAGCCGATGATTCGACCAATTCAGCTTTGATCATTCCTCCTCGAGAACAAGTTTTAATCCCCGCTGAAAAGCTtaatgagaaaaagagagtagTCACGAAGAGGAAACCCTGTAAAACCCCGAAAAAGCCGAGTTCTTTGGATGATCACAATGCAGCTCCTTCGTGTTCTTTAGGTGTTGATTATTACAACGAAGCTGCTGCTAGACTTGAGAACATATACAAGCTTAGTCCTGCAACAGTCGAGgatgatgttgttgatggcGACTCCAAAGCGAAAGTTCCGCGGAGGAGAAAACGAAAACAGAGTGGTGAGGCAGAGAAGAAAGTAGTAGTGAGGAACAATGTGAAGAAAGATAAGCGTTTGAGTCTTGATAAACGGATAGCTTTGAAGAGAAACTGTGAAGAGAAAccatttgttgtttcttctgcTGAGAAGAAAGTAACAAAGAGGCagcaagaagaggagaagatcgAGAGGCTTGTGCGGGACTATTCAGCTTCTAATGATATATTGAGCTTGGactggaaaaaaatgaagataccTCCTGTTCTTTCTTCTACTGAACATGCTTGGTTGTTTAAGTTGATGCAGCCTATGAAG GCTCTACTTGAAGTGAAAGATGAATNGAAGAAGACGACGTCTGGA
- the LOC104772518 gene encoding LOW QUALITY PROTEIN: uncharacterized protein LOC104772518 (The sequence of the model RefSeq protein was modified relative to this genomic sequence to represent the inferred CDS: substituted 2 bases at 2 genomic stop codons), protein MRGISLLTGGSLIVSFGCSLFLYWFLSSKYIFCHRWIRINRCVSMSGDFAESFLVLLAMGLFILTQYVSYTIVPARQYVLPWAYQRLTQISSDLICNHRPACKSPWKQYVEEELEANIRSIRRWFILYQQKWVSSATKINDISFYMRVSTNXKVLXCNRWITTYDFRMHYQYFISKKKMNLKQESHTKLPEKTNTIKFLTRNAERNLLYVSSLHNSLVVSVI, encoded by the coding sequence ATGAGGGGTATCTCACTGTTAACCGGTGGATCTCTGATAGTTTCTTTCGGTTGTTCactttttctttattggttCCTGTcctcaaaatatatattctgtCACCGGTGGATTCGAATCAACCGTTGTGTTTCCATGTCCGGCGATTTCGCCGAGAGTTTTCTGGTCTTGTTGGCCATGGGTTTGTTCATACTAACACAATATGTTAGTTATACGATTGTTCCCGCGCGTCAGTATGTTCTTCCCTGGGCGTACCAAAGACTAACACAAATCTCTTCGGATTTGATATGTAATCACCGACCGGCATGTAAATCACCATGGAAGCAATATGTTGAAGAGGAGTTGGAGGCCAATATAAGGAGCATTAGAAGATGGTTTATACTATATCAACAAAAATGGGTTTCAAGTGCAACCAAGATCAATGACATCTCTTTTTACATGAGAGTTTCGACAAATTAGAAGGTTTTGTGATGTAACAGATGGATCACTACATATGATTTTCGAATGCATTATCAGTATTTTATCagtaaaaagaagatgaatctcAAGCAAGAAAGTCACACTAAATTGCCAGAAAAGACGAATACGATTAAGTTTTTGACTAGGAATGCGGAGCGTAATTTGCTTTACGTTTCTTCGTTACACAATTCATTGGTTGTATCTGTAATATAA